CTGATTTTCTCTCCGTGGAGTGTGTTACTGCCTGAGGGCAACACGTCCGGAGAGATGACTTGGGGCATTCAGGGGTACTCAATACGTTTTCTGGGCATGTGGCAGGGGCAAGGGGCTAGCTGGGTTCTGGAGAGACATAACAATGAGGAGATCTCAGACCCTGCCCTTGACGGTAGACGCTCAATGAATGTTTCATTAACATCTGAGCCTTTAAACGTGTGGGGGTGCCAGGGCGGGTAGGTgaggagtgctccagggaagggcATTTGAGGTGTGTCACCGAAGAGGTTCTGACAGCAGAATGCCGTACGCATATGGGGACAGAGACACGCTTCCCGGTGACATGATCACAGGAGCGTGCTGGGAAGACTGATCTGGTGGCTGGAAGGCCTTCCAGGAGGCTTCTGCATTCCAGGAGATAGAAAAGCAGATGTGCGACATCTGGGGACAGGCACAGGGGTGCAGGGTGGAAAAGCCAAAAGTGACTCTGAGGGCCGGGTTGGGGTGATGAGGAAAGGGGTatgagggagggggcaggaaaagggaagtcAGAGAAGCAGGGTACAGTCAGAGAGACCCTGAGGAGTTTGGTTTGAGGCTTAGGGTCTCCTCTGACTCTGCCCTGGGTCTTCCCAGCTGCGACCGGGCTGCCTCCAAAAGGAGGAGAGGTCAGGAGGCAGGAAGCCAAAGAGGTCAGAGCAAGGGGCCATCAGCAAGTGCAGCCGCCTCCCAGGCTCAGTCTCTTGCTGCTGTAGCTGCTTGCCAGGGCGATCTGGCAAATTCCAGGGTTGCCAACACCGCCCCCCCCTGCCcccggaccccccccccccccaaccaccacaCTCAGCAAAGGCCTCCTTGCCTCCAGGGACAGTTAGTCTGGGCATTAGTGCTGCTGGCTCAGGAGGGCCCGGTCTGATCCCTCGCCCGCGCCAGGGTTcgggtgggcaggggagggttTGACCCAAAGCCGAAGAGGGTCAGCTGCCAGGGCAGCCCTGAGCACCTCTgcgcctcccctcccagcccctccagctCTCCACCCTGTGGGCTTAGTGCCGTGCCTTAGGACAAGGCTGGGAGGTAAGATGATCCCAGCGGGTCTCTGGGGGGCTTAAGAAACAGATGGTCCCCTCACACGAGGTTTGCTGTTGGTAACATGAGCAGatctggggagggagctggcgggACCAAGGCAGCCTGGACTGTGAATGTTATCAGACCAAGCGTCCCCTGCCCAGTCTCCAAACTCGGCTCTCACCCAAGTCAGCCTCTCAGCCCCTTCCAGCTGGCACCTGGGACCCGGGCCTTAGACACCCACAAAGGGACTGGGGAGCTGGCCTCCAGTGTCCCCGCTCTTGGCCCGAGCCGTGGAGCCAATTGGGCTGAGAAGGCAGGAGGAGCACGGGCACCAAGTCCAAGAGCAGCTGAAGGAGGACAGGTGTTTGGAAGGCAGAGAAGGGTGGGAAGAACTTCTGGAGACAGGAGTTTcctgctctccatctctctctgctgACTGGCCAGACATGCACAGCAGTGAAAGGAAGCCCCCGGCCTACCCTTTCTCTTTGGGAATCTGAGCTCCTTGTCTTACCCTTGTCTTACCCACCCTTCTCCACTGCCCCAGGGAGGACAACATAGCCTCAAGCCCAGCTCCACTGCCCCGCCATCTTGAAGCAGGAAGTGCCTGGTAGTTAGGGCCATAGCATTTAGAGGGAGGTGTCCTGTGTTTGAGTCCCAGCAATGTGAGCTGTGTGCGTGACCTTAGGCAGGTTACTTCACCCCCACCAGGATTAACACATTAAAATGAGAACGATAACAGCTACCTCATAGGGTTTATACAAAGATCCTAAGAGCTGATGGGCACAGAACACTTAGCTCGATTCCTATTACATAGTAAACGCTCACAAACTGTCATGGccgtcatcatcgtcatcatctcGGGGAGGCTCGGGAAGAAGAGGGCACAGCACAAGACAAGGACAAGGACGGCCACCACAACTTCACGCACCCTCGAACCGGTCTCAGCGTCACCTCTTATGTccaggtgaccttgagcaagttcctCGCGGGCCTCCTCtccttcatctgtaaactggCAACAAGACTAGTCACTACCTCCTAGACCGGTTGGTGACTTTAAAGATAGAtcagttgggggcgcctgggtggctcagtcggtgaagcgtctgccttcggctcaggtcatgagcccagggtcctgggatcgagtccctgcgtcgggctccctgctcagcagggagtctgcttctccctctccctctctctctgtgctctccctctcaagtaagtaagtaaataaataaataaataatctttaaaaagaaaggttgACATATGTGTATACATCTTCGCATATATGTAGCTGAGGACAGCACCCGCCTTAGCGTGTTAGCCGCCGTTCACGTTTCTGTTATCCAGCCATAGCGGCATTAAGATTCCTCCTCTCCCAGCTCCGCTCTGCGTGGAGGTGGGGTCAGTGGCCGGCCGGAGAGACcctggaggtgtgtgtgtgggcagtGGGGGTCTAGGTTTAGGGCCAGTGAGGGGCAGCGCTTCGCCCAGCCCCCCACGGCTCACTGGCCTGCGCTTTCCCTCTCGCCTGCAGATGTCCATGAAGGAAGTGGGTGATGGCTTGCAGGATCAGATGAACTGCATGATGGGCGCGCTGCAAGAACTGAAGCTCCTGCAGGTGCAGACGGCATTGGAACAGCTGGAGATCTCTGGAGGGAGTCCGGCCCCGGGCTGCCCGGAAAGCCCCCGCACACAGCCCGAGCCCCCTCGATGGGAGGGTGCCAGAGGTCCTGCCAGGCCTGCAGCCTGCTTCCCCTCCAGCCAACCATCTCTTGGCGCCAAGTTTCCGTCCCATAGGAGTGTCTGTGGGCGGGATCTGGCCCCCCTGCCCAGGGCCCAGCTACCAGAGCACCCAAGCGGTGCCCAGcaggggccagagctgggggagCCCGAGGACTGGACCTCTACACTGATGTCCAGGGGCCGGAACCGACAGCCTCTGGTGCTAGGCGACAACGTTTTTGCGGACCTGGTGGGCAACTGGCTAGACTTGCCAGAACtggagaagggtggggagaagggggaggcgggggagcccaAAGGGGAGAGGGGCCAGCCCCGGGAGCTGGGCCGCAGGTTTGCCCTCACAGCAAACATCTTCAGGAAGTTCTTGCGCAGTGTGCGGCCTGACCGAGACAGGCTGCTGAAGGAGAAGCCAGGCTGGGTCACCCCCACGGTGTCCGAGCCCAGAGCCGCCCGCTCCCACAAGGTCAAGAAGAGGAGCCATTCCAAGGGCTCTGGACATTTCCCCTTCGCAGGCACTGCAGAGCCCAGAAGGGGGGAAAGTCCTTCCACAAGCTGCCCCAAGGCCCTGGAACCCTCACCTTCTGGCTTTGATATTAACACAGCTGTTTGGGTCTGAGTCCTCGAGACAGAAAGTTGACTGAACCCAAGAGGTCCAGGTCCCagtgctgggccctgggaaggATGGGGTGTGGGCGCTCTGGCTTTCAAAAGCCCGACTGCGAGTTCCTTTCCtccagaaaggagggagaagcaggaagagtgTCTGGAGCGGGGCGGACCGGTGTGTGGTTGAGCGAGGCTGCGGTGGGGGATGGCTGGCAGGGAGGTGACGGCTCCTGGACTGAAAGAGAGACATTGAGAGAGTGGTGGTCACTTTGGGGCTGCAGGTGACaatgaggggcagggagaggagaccaGGCGATCCTGACATTCTGTCAGGGCCCCCAAAGACCTCAGTTGAACACTATGGATTAGGGCACTGGGGTCTCAGGGTCCCCCAAAGAGGCCCCCAATAAAGACCTTTTCTCTCGTGTCCCCAACCTGATAACCGCTGGCTTCCCTGGCAAAGCACTACTCCAGCCCCAGGCATGGAAACCCCAGCCCTCCTGGGATTGGGATTAGccccacttcccacccccagTCCCTGTTGCCTTTAAGATTTCAGCGCATACCGGGGCCTGAGAAATGGGCCCAATAAGGAGTGTACCCATAGGAGTACTTGAGACAGCCCTATGTCTTTTCAAAAGCACAGGAGAGATATTTGTATAGCACTTTAAATGTTGGAAAGCCTTTTCATACCCATTATCTCCTTCTGAGTAAGCAAGTGGGGCAGTTTTTATCCCCATTCCCCGGGTGAGGACGCCAGCCTAGATACGCCACCTGCGGGCAGGAGGCGGACCAGGGCAGGGCCGGCCGGAAGGGCAGCTGCTGGGCCCTAGGGTCATATGCGCCCCTTCCCCGGCACCCCGCCTCCAGCTCCGAACCCGCACCCAGGACACAAGCGCAGGCGCGCGTCCCCCCAGCGAGGCGAAGGTGCGCCCATTCGAAGCGCGCCCTCATTTTTAGATTCTCAGCCTCACCCCGCGGCCTCTCTCTCTTCTGGGCGCGGAGGCCCGTCCGGCCGGACCAGaccggcggcgggcggcggggaaggggaagggacGGGCCGCAGCTCCGCTGCGATCGCGCGGCGCCTGGAGCTTTCCTGGAGCCGCGCACGTGGCCCTCGGCGCCCCCGGGGAGCTGCCGGCCCACCCGCCCCCAGGGAACGCCCTGCCGGCTGGGCGAAGACAATGAGGGTCCCTGTGCGGCCCGGGCTCCGCCCTGCAggctctccccctctcctcccctcgcCCCTCCCGGCTGAGCTCCCCTCCGCCTGATGGGGGGTGACAGCTGCAATTAGAGGCAGGCCGCCTTCCCGCCCTCCAAGCATTAACAGCAAATTGGAGGAGAAAAATAACCAGAGGGGCTCTGCCTGCATCCTGGACCCCTGGAGaccaggatgggggagggaggaggcttaCACGCCCCAGCTGCAGTTCGGGCCAGGGAGGGTCACTCTCAGACCCCCACTCGGTCACATAGGAGACGTTTAGTTCTTGGTGGCGGAAGCTACAAGACGTTAGgtgctaattttatttattttctcgaGTGCTCGCTCTTTGCCAGGCAGGGTGCACAACCATGCCTTTCAGACTTGAGAATGACCCTATGAAGTACTGTCCTCCCCAGTAAATCCATGGAGGCTCTTAGGGGATCACAGAGGCTGCCCCCAATCAGGCTTCTAGCTAATGGAAGAATCAGGATCAGAAACAGGATTGTCTGGCTGCAAAACGGCCTTTTCTACTCTCCTCGGAGTTTGCCAGGCGAGCCAGCCCTTTCTGCAGGAGCAAGGCCCCTGCTCTTGTCCTTTCTGCCTCCCCAGGGAACTGGGATAGTTCAGTGCTGGGTGAAGGCCCATTGGCTGTGGCTGCCTTGTTGGG
The nucleotide sequence above comes from Ursus arctos isolate Adak ecotype North America unplaced genomic scaffold, UrsArc2.0 scaffold_12, whole genome shotgun sequence. Encoded proteins:
- the INKA2 gene encoding PAK4-inhibitor INKA2, yielding MDCYLRRLKQELMSMKEVGDGLQDQMNCMMGALQELKLLQVQTALEQLEISGGSPAPGCPESPRTQPEPPRWEGARGPARPAACFPSSQPSLGAKFPSHRSVCGRDLAPLPRAQLPEHPSGAQQGPELGEPEDWTSTLMSRGRNRQPLVLGDNVFADLVGNWLDLPELEKGGEKGEAGEPKGERGQPRELGRRFALTANIFRKFLRSVRPDRDRLLKEKPGWVTPTVSEPRAARSHKVKKRSHSKGSGHFPFAGTAEPRRGESPSTSCPKALEPSPSGFDINTAVWV